TCGAGGTACTGGCCGAGACCGAAGCGACCAAGGTCGCCGCCTTCGCCGACGAGGAACGACGCTTCTACGGCGTGCAGTGGCATCCCGAGGTGAAGCACTCCGACCACGGGCAGCGGGTGCTGGAGAACTTCCTGCACAAGGGCGCAGGGCTCGCCTCCGACTGGAACAGCGGCAACGTCATCGCCGAGCAGATCGAGCGCATCCGCGAGCAGGTGGGCGACGCCCGCGTCATCTCGGCGCTCTCCGGCGGCGTCGACTCCGCCGTCTCGACGGCACTCGTGCACAGGGCCATCGGCGATCAGCTCACCGCCGTGTTCGTCGACCACGGGCTGCTGCGCAAGGGCGAGCGCGAGCAGGTCGAGAAGGACTACGTCGAGTCCACCGGTGTCCGCCTCATCACGGTCGATGCCGCCGACACCTTCCTCGGCCACCTCAAGGGCGTCACCGACCCCGAAGAGAAGCGCAAGATCATCGGCCGCGAGTTCATCCGCGCGTTCGAGAAGGTGCAGCGCGACCTCGTCGACGAGGCGAAGGCCACGGGCGGCGCCCCGGTCAAGTTCCTCGTGCAGGGAACGCTCTACCCCGACGTCGTGGAGTCCGGCGGCGGTGCGGGCACCGCGAACATCAAGTCGCACCACAACGTCGGCGGCCTTCCTGACGACCTCGACTTCGAGCTCGTCGAGCCGCTGCGGGCACTGTTCAAGGACGAGGTCCGCGCGATCGGCCGCGAGCTCGGCATCCCCGAGGCGATCGTGGGCCGCCAGCCGTTCCCGGGCCCCGGCCTCGGCATCCGCATCATCGGCGAGGTGACGAGGGAGCGCCTGGAGATCCTGCGTGAAGCCGACGCGATCGCCCGCGAGGAGCTCACGAAGGCCGGACTCGACCAGGAGATCTGGCAGTGCCCCGTCGTGCTGCTCGCGGATGTGCGCTCCGTGGGCGTGCAGGGCGACGGCCGCACCTACGGGCACCCGATCGTGCTGCGTCCGGTCTCCAGTGAAGACGCGATGACCGCCGACTGGACCCGCCTTCCCTACGACGTGCTGGCGAAGATCTCGAACCGCATCACCAACAGCGTCCGCGACGTCAACCGCGTCGTGCTCGACGTCACCTCGAAGCCGCCGGGGACCATCGAGTGGGAGTGAGGCGCGGCATCCGCTGATCGCGCCGACTCTCCCACGTGCCGCCGAGACCCCCGCCCGTTCGCGCGAACAGGCGGGGGGCTCGGGCGCTGTGCGGGGGTCT
This Microbacterium sp. XT11 DNA region includes the following protein-coding sequences:
- the guaA gene encoding glutamine-hydrolyzing GMP synthase, producing MTEKTETQQRPALVVDFGAQYAQLIARRVREAGVYSEIVPHTATAEEIAAKNPVAIILSGGPSSVYEEGAPRLDPAVFDLGVPTLGICYGFQYMAQTLGGEVAHTGLREYGATDAVISGDGGTLLGGQPEKQNVWMSHGDQVSKAPEGFEVLAETEATKVAAFADEERRFYGVQWHPEVKHSDHGQRVLENFLHKGAGLASDWNSGNVIAEQIERIREQVGDARVISALSGGVDSAVSTALVHRAIGDQLTAVFVDHGLLRKGEREQVEKDYVESTGVRLITVDAADTFLGHLKGVTDPEEKRKIIGREFIRAFEKVQRDLVDEAKATGGAPVKFLVQGTLYPDVVESGGGAGTANIKSHHNVGGLPDDLDFELVEPLRALFKDEVRAIGRELGIPEAIVGRQPFPGPGLGIRIIGEVTRERLEILREADAIAREELTKAGLDQEIWQCPVVLLADVRSVGVQGDGRTYGHPIVLRPVSSEDAMTADWTRLPYDVLAKISNRITNSVRDVNRVVLDVTSKPPGTIEWE